One genomic window of Paraburkholderia phytofirmans PsJN includes the following:
- a CDS encoding YbfB/YjiJ family MFS transporter, giving the protein MPTKTLDAASTSEATEATEAAEAAQRLPTLMLAASLSLGSAIALGLARFAYALLLPSMKLDLGWSFAQAGAMNTANALGYLLGALAFPRLARRWSAGAVFSGGCVATALLMAGSGLLADTNALLALRVITGVSSAAIFISGGVLAARLASARPHDAGLVLGLYYGGTGWGIVASSVLVPLTIFNVAHGWQYAWFALALACAVLAAVAVGAARKIERVHAMASSAAQSLGAADAPRWPRFSLALAGYTLFGVGYIGYMTFIVALLRNAGMSAAVVTCFYLLLGVATVVSARVWSGLLDRMRGGQALAVLNALLAIATLLPALFTQPWVALVSGVLFGATFLSAVASTTAFVRHNLPASHWAKGISAFTIVFAFGQIVGPMVIGWVSDGAGLARGLVYSALLLAAGAVLAACQKPLR; this is encoded by the coding sequence ATGCCGACAAAAACACTCGACGCCGCATCGACTTCCGAGGCCACCGAAGCTACCGAAGCCGCCGAAGCAGCGCAACGCCTCCCCACGCTGATGCTCGCCGCGTCGCTATCGCTGGGCAGCGCAATCGCGCTCGGACTCGCCCGCTTCGCCTACGCGCTGCTGTTGCCGTCGATGAAACTCGACCTCGGGTGGAGTTTCGCCCAAGCCGGCGCGATGAATACGGCCAACGCGCTGGGTTATCTGCTTGGCGCGCTGGCTTTTCCGCGCCTCGCGCGCCGCTGGTCGGCCGGCGCAGTGTTCAGCGGCGGTTGCGTGGCGACCGCGCTGCTGATGGCGGGCAGCGGCTTGCTTGCCGACACGAACGCGCTGCTCGCCTTGCGCGTGATTACCGGCGTGAGCAGCGCGGCGATTTTCATCAGCGGCGGCGTGTTGGCCGCGCGGCTTGCATCGGCGAGACCGCACGATGCGGGGCTCGTCCTCGGCTTGTATTACGGCGGTACAGGGTGGGGGATCGTGGCGTCGTCGGTGCTGGTGCCGTTGACCATCTTCAACGTCGCGCACGGCTGGCAGTACGCGTGGTTCGCACTCGCGCTCGCGTGTGCGGTGCTCGCGGCGGTGGCCGTCGGCGCGGCGCGAAAAATCGAGCGCGTGCACGCGATGGCGTCATCGGCCGCGCAATCACTCGGCGCCGCCGATGCACCCCGCTGGCCGCGCTTCAGTCTCGCGCTGGCGGGCTATACGTTGTTCGGCGTCGGCTATATCGGCTACATGACGTTTATCGTCGCGCTGTTGCGCAATGCGGGCATGAGCGCGGCTGTCGTCACGTGCTTCTATCTGCTGCTCGGTGTGGCGACCGTGGTCTCGGCGCGCGTGTGGTCAGGACTGCTCGACCGCATGCGCGGCGGCCAGGCGCTCGCAGTGCTGAATGCTTTGCTCGCGATCGCGACGTTGTTGCCCGCGCTCTTCACTCAGCCATGGGTGGCGTTGGTATCTGGCGTATTGTTCGGCGCGACGTTTCTCTCCGCCGTGGCGTCGACCACGGCTTTCGTGCGCCACAATCTGCCCGCGAGTCATTGGGCCAAAGGCATCAGCGCGTTCACGATCGTGTTCGCGTTCGGACAGATCGTCGGACCGATGGTGATCGGCTGGGTCTCGGACGGCGCGGGTCTCGCGCGCGGGCTGGTTTATTCCGCGCTGCTGCTCGCGGCGGGCGCGGTGTTGGCAGCGTGTCAGAAGCCGTTGCGCTGA
- a CDS encoding Lrp/AsnC family transcriptional regulator: MTVATIRNRPLDNQDRKIMRELQKNARLSNAELAELVGMSTTACWNRTRQLETEGYIRGYVALLDQQKLGFADIVLLEVTLDRHDDDALARFGAELATLTEVLEAYLVSGDYDYLVKVAVDGTAGYERFLREKLYKIAGIRHSRSMFALRCMKSIPSVQV, translated from the coding sequence GTGACGGTCGCAACCATCCGAAATCGCCCGCTCGACAACCAGGATCGCAAGATCATGCGCGAGTTGCAAAAGAACGCGCGCTTGAGCAATGCCGAATTAGCGGAGCTGGTCGGCATGTCGACTACCGCGTGTTGGAATCGCACGCGTCAATTGGAAACCGAGGGGTATATCCGCGGCTACGTGGCGCTGCTCGATCAGCAGAAGCTCGGCTTCGCGGACATCGTCCTGCTCGAAGTCACGCTCGACCGTCACGACGACGACGCGCTCGCCCGCTTCGGCGCCGAACTGGCGACGCTAACCGAAGTGCTGGAGGCGTATCTCGTATCGGGCGACTACGACTACCTGGTGAAGGTGGCGGTCGACGGTACGGCAGGCTACGAGCGGTTCCTGCGTGAGAAGCTCTACAAGATCGCCGGCATCCGGCATAGCCGTTCGATGTTTGCCTTGCGTTGCATGAAGAGCATCCCGTCCGTGCAGGTGTGA
- a CDS encoding LacI family DNA-binding transcriptional regulator, producing the protein MSDTLLLNAAARARIPDIARAAGVSTATVDRVLNGREGVRAVTAQRVLQAAAQLGYLLTPEAPVVPASKPMRIAFLLPAGTNRYLHMLGDYIDFAHDQWNALDMKCRVHYVESFNPKELADRLLHYGQRADGVVFMALEHPVVRDAVNALADQGVPAITLISDLSNARRLAYVGIDNRSAGRTAALLLGRFMGPRPSGKIAMLAGSLNYRGHEEREIGFLHLIESTFPQVRVIGLREGHDDSERNYMQTRKLLEQHPDLAGIYNSGGGSDGVARAIVEARSEQKILFVGHGLTPDTRALLIDGTMDALITQTPQAMVGNCLRIFRNVREKRDAMSDVKPVQFSIILRENLP; encoded by the coding sequence ATGTCCGATACGCTTCTCCTCAACGCCGCCGCGCGTGCCCGCATTCCCGACATTGCGCGCGCCGCCGGTGTGTCGACCGCCACGGTGGATCGTGTGCTCAATGGCCGTGAAGGCGTGCGTGCGGTGACGGCGCAACGCGTGCTGCAAGCGGCCGCCCAACTCGGCTATCTGCTCACGCCAGAGGCGCCCGTCGTGCCCGCCTCGAAGCCGATGCGCATCGCGTTCCTGCTGCCTGCCGGCACCAATCGCTATTTGCATATGCTCGGCGACTACATCGACTTCGCACACGATCAGTGGAACGCGCTGGACATGAAGTGCCGCGTGCACTACGTCGAGAGTTTCAACCCGAAGGAATTGGCCGACCGTCTGTTGCATTACGGGCAGCGTGCGGATGGCGTCGTGTTCATGGCGCTCGAACATCCCGTTGTGCGCGACGCCGTAAATGCGTTGGCGGATCAGGGCGTGCCGGCCATCACGCTGATTTCTGACCTATCGAATGCGCGACGGCTCGCTTATGTGGGCATCGACAATCGATCGGCGGGACGCACGGCGGCGTTGCTGCTCGGGCGCTTCATGGGCCCGCGCCCTAGCGGAAAGATCGCGATGCTCGCCGGCAGCCTCAACTATCGCGGGCATGAAGAACGCGAGATCGGTTTTCTGCATTTGATCGAATCGACGTTCCCACAAGTGCGCGTGATCGGCCTACGCGAAGGGCACGACGATAGCGAGCGCAACTATATGCAGACGCGCAAGCTGCTTGAACAGCATCCCGATCTTGCCGGCATTTACAACAGCGGCGGCGGATCGGATGGCGTGGCGCGCGCGATTGTCGAGGCGCGTTCTGAGCAGAAGATTCTGTTTGTCGGGCATGGCTTGACGCCCGACACGCGAGCGTTGCTGATCGACGGCACCATGGATGCGTTGATCACGCAAACGCCGCAGGCTATGGTGGGAAATTGTCTGCGTATTTTCCGCAACGTGCGCGAGAAGCGCGATGCGATGAGCGACGTGAAGCCCGTGCAATTCAGCATCATTCTGCGGGAGAATTTGCCTTGA